A window of the Canis lupus baileyi chromosome 8, mCanLup2.hap1, whole genome shotgun sequence genome harbors these coding sequences:
- the MFSD14A gene encoding hippocampus abundant transcript 1 protein isoform X2, with amino-acid sequence MNGLIQGVKGLLSFLSAPLIGALSDVWGRKSFLLLTVFFTCAPIPLMKISPWWYFAVISVSGVFAVTFSVVFAYVADITQEHERSMAYGLVSATFAASLVTSPAIGAYLGRVYGDSLVVVLATAIALLDICFILVAVPESLPEKMRPASWGAPISWEQADPFASLKKVGQDSIVLLICITVFLSYLPEAGQYSSFFLYLRQIMKFSPESVAAFIAVLGILSIIAQTIVLSLLMRSIGNKNTILLGLGFQILQLAWYGFGSEPWMMWAAGAVAAMSSITFPAVSALVSRTADADQQGVVQGMITGIRGLCNGLGPALYGFIFYIFHVELKELPMTGTDLGTNTSPQHHFEQNSIIPGPPFLFGACSVLLALLVALFIPEHTNLSLRSSSWRKHCGSHSHPHSTQAPGEAKEPLLQDTNV; translated from the exons ATGAATGGCTTGATTCAAGGCGTAAAG ggTTTGTTGTCATTCCTCAGTGCCCCACTTATTGGTGCTCTTTCTGATGTTTGGGGCCGGAAGTCCTTCTTGCTgctaacagtatttttcacatgtGCCCCAATTCCTTTAATGAAGATCAGCCCATG GTGGTACTTTGCTGTTATCTCGGTTTCTGGGGTTTTTGCCGTGACTTTCTCCGTGGTATTTGCATATGTAGCAGATATAACCCAAGAACATGAAAGAAGTATGGCTTATGGACTG GTTTCAGCAACATTTGCTGCAAGTTTGGTAACCAGCCCTGCGATCGGAGCTTACCTCGGACGAGTGTACGGGGACAGCTTAGTGGTGGTCCTGGCCACGGCCATCGCGTTGCTGGACATTTGTTTTATCCTTGTTGCTGTGCCAGAGTCATTGCCTGAGAAGATGCGCCCAGCATCATGGGGAGCACCCATTTCCTGGGAACAGGCTGACCCCTTTGCG TCCTTAAAGAAAGTGGGCCAAGATTCCATAGTGCTGCTAATCTGCATTACGGTGTTTCTCTCCTACCTACCGGAGGCAGGCCAATATTCCAGCTTCTTTTTATACCTCAGACAG ATAATGAAGTTTTCACCAGAAAGTGTTGCAGCATTTATAGCAGTCCTTGGCATTCTTTCCATTATCGCACAG acCATAGTCTTGAGTTTACTTATGCGGTCAATTGGAAATAAGAACACCATTTTATTGGGTCTAGGATTTCAAATACTACAGCTGGCATGGTATGGCTTTGGTTCAGAACCTTG GATGATGTGGGCTGCTGGCGCGGTAGCAGCCATGTCCAGCATTACCTTCCCGGCCGTCAGTGCCCTTGTCTCACGAACTGCTGATGCTGATCAACAAG GTGTTGTCCAAGGAATGATAACAGGAATTCGAGGATTGTGCAATGGTCTGGGACCAGCTCTTTATGGATTCATTTTCTACATATTCCATGTGGAACTTAAAGAACTGCCCATGACAGGAACAGACTTGGGAACGAACACAAGCCCACAGCACCACTTTGAACAG aattCGATCATCCCTGGCCCCCCCTTCCTCTTTGGAGCCTGTTCCGTACTGCTGGCTCTGCTTGTTGCCTTGTTTATTCCAGAACATACCAATTTAAGCTTACGGTCCAGCAGTTGGAGAAAGCACTGTGGCAGTCACAGCCATCCTCATAGTACACAAGCGCCAGGAGAGGCCAAAGAACCTTTACTCCAGGACACAAACGTGTGA